A single Danio aesculapii chromosome 19, fDanAes4.1, whole genome shotgun sequence DNA region contains:
- the slc39a4 gene encoding zinc transporter ZIP4, whose product MEIKCVLVLCCACLCAFTSAQQHKEEIFAKVLDLVSPGEEYLSEDALVSVFERLENRVQCSGVSCGKCLSVDDLQQILRNYNSSQGVQMQDFFTLAPACCLFLRDPIKTCKAIQDGHWGTETQNFIEYLYGHNHDHNFTTDYPPHGDLTEYEGLEKLFYDMEEHYQPDTQQACLSMKDVLEESSYPHGDHIHIELSAVLGNVLYHALRGDCMKAHHLPESQYFLDYIFGHFGSNSLTLHDFEELLLRLNLGGEEHDDHEDHPHPHIHHHRLRETQQSNSSWDSTCFSAEDLWRIYRLNSSSLTRDQFTQLSPALVQQMLSGGCSEISPSPVTPDTLSTAERYGYATLANLLICLMALFGIVVLLFSACTQVFELCIQFCISLAVGSLTGDALLHLLPAFLGLHVHEEGNDHKDHNFDYVYKLLVLIAGIYFFYLMEGIFSIITRPQHHHHHHHHNHEEDVSDVHHCDHGKVIQMYQRERQKKNSNSQADLVDAEKNEKSFLEPKVSKKEQRLLPYMITIGDGIHNFADGLAIGAAFSISWRSGLATSLAVLCHELPHELGDFAVLLHCGVSVKRALLLNFGSSLTSFIGLYIALSVSTDSAAEQWISAVTAGLFLYVGLADMLPTLIHVDSQRPWLIFILQNLGLLSGWGILLLLSFYEDQIGL is encoded by the exons ATGGAGATTAAATGTGTCCTCGTGCTCTGTTGCGCCTGCCTGTGCGCGTTCACCAGCGCGCAGCAACACAAAGAGGAGATTTTCGCGAAAGTTTTGGATCTGGTGTCTCCAGGTGAGGAGTACCTGTCAGAGGATGCGCTGGTGTCGGTGTTTGAGCGGCTGGAGAACCGTGTGCAGTGCTCCGGTGTGTCGTGTGGAAAG TGTCTATCAGTGGATGATCTGCAGCAGATCTTGAGGAACTACAACAGTTCTCAGGGTGTCCAGATGCAGGATTTCTTCACGCTGGCTCCTGCATGCTGTTTATTTCTGAGAGATCCGATCAAGACATGTAAAGCCATACAGGACGGCCATTGGGGGACAGAGACGCAAAACTTCATCGAATACCTCTATGGCCACAATCACGATCATAACTTCACCACCGATTATCCTCCTCATGGAGACCTCACAGAATATGAGGGTTTGGAGAAGCTGTTTTACGATATGGAGGAACACTATCAGCCTGACACTCAGCAG GCCTGTCTGTCTATGAAGGACGTCCTGGAAGAGAGCAGCTACCCTCATGGAGACCACATTCACATAGAACTGAGCGCTGTGCTGGGAAACGTCCTTTATCATGCCCTGCGTGGAGACTGTATGAAAGCACACCACCTTCCTGAATCACAGTACTTCCTGGATTATATCTTCGGCCATTTTGGCTCTAATAGTCTCACTCTTCACG ATTTTGAGGAGCTTCTGCTGAGGTTAAATCTGGGTGGAGAAGAGCATGACGATCACGAAGACCATCCTCATCCTCATATTCATCATCATCGTCTCAGAGAAACTCAGCAGAGCAACAGCAGCTGGGACTCG acgTGTTTCAGCGCTGAGGATCTGTGGAGGATCTACAGGCTCAACTCTTCATCACTGACCAGAGATCAGTTCACTCAGCTCAGCCCAGCTCTGGTGCAGCAGATGCTCAGCGGAGGCTGTTCTGAGATCAGTCCTTCACCTGTTACTCCTGATACACTCAGCACTGCAGAGA GATACGGATACGCCACGCTGGCAAACCTCCTGATCTGCCTCATGGCTCTGTTTGGCATCGTGGTGCTGCTGTTTTCAGCCTGTACGCAGGTCTTCGAGCTCTGCATCCAGTTCTGCATCAGCCTGGCCGTGGGTTCGCTGACCGGAGACGCTCTGCTGCATCTGCTGCCCGCT TTCTTAGGCCTCCACGTTCATGAAGAAGGAAACGATCACAAGGACCACAACTTTGATTATGTGTACAAGCTGCTGGTGCTTATAGCAGGCATCTATTTCTTCTACCTGATGGAGGGCATATTTTCCATCATCACTCGCCCACagcatcatcaccatcaccatcatcataacCATGAAGAA GACGTCTCTGATGTTCATCACTGCGATCATGGGAAAGTCATCCAGATGTATCAGAGAGAGAGGCAGAAAAAAAACTCCAACTCACAGGCTGATCTG GTGGATGCTGAAAAAAATGAGAAGTCCTTCCTAGAACCTAAAGTATCCAAAAAAG AGCAGCGTCTGCTTCCCTATATGATCACCATTGGTGATGGGATCCATAACTTTGCGGACGGTCTGGCCATCGGCGCTGCTTTTTCCATCTCATGGCGTTCAGGTTTGGCCACATCATTGGCGGTCCTCTGTCACGAGCTGCCGCATGAGTtag gtgATTTCGCAGTGCTGCTGCACTGTGGCGTGTCAGTGAAACGAGCACTTCTTCTGAACTTCGGCAGTTCTCTGACCTCCTTCATCGGCCTGTACATCGCGCTCTCCGTCTCCACAGATTCAGCCGCAGAGCAGTGGATCTCTGCCGTAACTGCAGGACTCTTTCTGTACGTCGGCCTGGCAGACATG CTTCCTACGCTGATTCACGTGGACAGTCAGAGACCGTGGCTCATATTTATATTGCAAAATCTGGGACTTTTGAGCGGCTGGGGAATTTTATTGCTTTTGTCCTTTTATGAAGACCAGATCGGGCTCTGA